Proteins encoded within one genomic window of Vanrija pseudolonga chromosome 3, complete sequence:
- the yngI_0 gene encoding Putative acyl-CoA synthetase YngI: protein MAKQPPTLAETDAIITSQPAFALADVVIKGITHKAWAAQPPTYRAYLLPRFERWSDRTFIDAPPPEPRPKHERESITYGQALEQAYAVAGFLRARGAGVGTKIAIVGFNSINWAVAWVAIHLIGAVPVMVNAALTPDALLHSLKITHPALVLADAQSGDTLAPLADKLRAAGVGDVYSYHPNGHLKHAVPVLDFASLVGQNAAFVEQVKRGEGLETLGADSDGTIFFTSGTTGYPKAVLSSQRGGLHNYLSSYVAPLRAALRMGAPIDMAMALVMAQDSPPVTLLAVPLFHATGCFGQLVRGVNDGNKIVLLRRWNVDDAVALMVEHKVDMVGGVPAIPNAILQSGKLPADFVMRGLSYGGAPPPARLVADIVKRWPTAGAATAWGMTETNAIHTIHAGPDYLARPTSAGPPVPTVQIRIVDPETRKELPQGTAGLVLAKGPNVMLEYYGNPKATAAVLDKDGWLDTGDGGYIDPEGWLFITDRIKDIIIRGGENIPSTEVENALFTDSRVAEAAAVPIPDDTLGEVVGVAVSLRKGAKATGDELIAIASPNLRPHARPVFIWVSDTPLDRNANGKLVKKDIKGKLLTAFKRSKGKL, encoded by the exons ATGGCCAAGCAGCCCCCCACCCTGGCCGAAACCGACGCCATCATCACGTCGCAGCCGGCgttcgccctcgccgacgtggtGATAAAGGGCATCACGCACAAGGCCTGGGCtgcccagccgccgacgtACCGCGCGTACCTCCTCCCGCGGTTCGAGCGCTGGTCGGACAGGACGTtcatcgacgcgccgccgcccgagccgcggCCGAaacacgagcgcgagagcATCACGTACGGCCAGGCGCTGGAACAGGCGTACGCCGTGGCCGGGttcctgcgcgcgcggggcgccggcgtggggaCCAAGATTGCCATCGTGGGCTTCAACTCGATCAA CTGGGCCGTCGCGTGGGTCGCGATCCACCTCATCGGCGCCGTACCCGTCATGGTGAACGCGGCGCTCACGCCCGACGCCCTGCTGCACTCGCTCAAGATCACGCACCCGGCGCttgtgctcgccgacgcgcagagcggggacacgctcgcgccgctggcagACAAGCTGAGAgccgcgggcgtgggcgacgtGTACTCGTACCATCCGAACGGGCACCTGAAGCACGCCGTCCCGGTGCTCGACTTTGCCTCGCTCGTGGGCCAGAACGCCGCGttcgtcgagcaggtcaagCGGGGCGAAGGGCTCGAGACGCTGGGCGCAGATTCCGACGGCACAATCTTCTTCACTTCCGGCACGACGGGATACCCCAAGGCTGTGCTCTCGTCCCAGCGTGGCGGGCTGCACAACTACCTGTCGTCGTATgttg CccccctccgcgccgcgctccgcatGGGCGCGCCAATCGACATGGCCATGGCGCTCGTCATGGCGCAGGACTCGCCGCCCgtgacgctgctcgccgtgccGCTCTTCCACGCGACAGGATGCTTTGGGCAGCTCGTGCGCGGCGTGAATGACGGCAACAAGattgtgctgctgcgccggtgGAACGTGGACGACGCGGTTGCGCTGATGGTCGAGCACAAGGTCGACatggtcggcggcgtgcccgctATCCCTAATGCGATCCTGCAGAGCGGCAAGCTGCCCGCCGACTTTGTCATGCGCGGCCTGTCGtatggcggcgcgccgccgcccgcccggctCGTCGCGGACATTGTCAAgcgctggccgacggcgggggcCGCCACGGCGTGGGGCATGACAGAGACGAACGCGATCCACACTATCCACGCCGGGCCGGATTACCTCGCCCGCCCTACGTCTGCCGGACCCCCAGTGCCGACGGTGCAGATCCGcatcgtcgaccccgagacgcGCAAGGAGCTGCCGCAGGGCACAGCaggcctcgtgctcgccaagGGGCCCAACGTCATGCTCGAGTACTATGGCAACCCGAAGGCCACGGCCGCGgtgctcgacaaggacggctgGCTCGACACGGGCGACGGAGGGTACATTGACCCTGAGGGCTGGCTGTTCATCACGGACCGGA TCAAGGACATAATCATCCGCGGCGGTGAGAACATCCCCTCGACAGAGGTCGAGAACGCGCTGTTTACCGACTCGcgcgtggccgaggccgctgcggTGCCGATTCCGGACGacacgctcggcgaggtcgtcggcgtcgcggtctCGCTGCGCAAGGGCGCCAAGGCGACCGGTGACGAGCTAATTGCCATCGCTAGCCCCAACCTCCGGCCCCATGCGCGCCCCGTCTTCATCTGGGTGTCGGACACCCCGCTTGATCGCAACGCCAAtggcaagctcgtcaagaAGGACATCAAGGGCAAGCTGCTCACTGCGTTCAAGCGCAGCAAGGGCAAGCTGTAG
- the SPAC29A4.06c gene encoding Nuclear speckle splicing regulatory protein 1: MSDGKISFSFGGNAGGSKPKAAAAPAAAPMSNMELLMAKAKSKQAAPAKKPVSAMFGGDDDDDDGPSRAPPNLLGGPSRKGAQGQPPRPPANLLSRSERRAQEEAKKIDAAVFDYDGVYEDMKAAERKLEDARKAEDAEKKPRFIESAIAAAQTRKLDRLRAEEKMLARERDAEGDEFADKETFVTEAYKKQMEEVRKAEEEEAEREAALKRSNKGPGLTSLYKSMLDEQAAKHEAAVSATQAKPATGPSLAIRPPTAKDDTFDDEEEFDPLLAREAKSSSASYKVGSSGINSATGKEMEINDEGEVVDKRSLLKAGLNIVKKPQAAIPNSLLTGQRSEKTNEPYVSRAVGAAAGYRDRMERERRRLADQVREEEEKKRAAAEARAREEEEAARRRKEGDDGEAERRRQEAKERFLARKRQREEDGEAGKKKHKE; this comes from the exons ATGAGCGACGGCAAGATTTCCTTCTCGTTTGGCGGCAACGCAGGAGGGTCAAAACCAAAGGCtgcggcagcgccagccgccgcgcccatgTCCAACATGGAGCTGCTCATGGCCAAGGCTAAGAGCAagcaggcggcgccggccaagaagcccgtctcggccatgttcggcggcgacgacgatgacgacgatgggCCATCACGAGCCCCGCCAAACCTCCTTGGTGGACCATCACGCAAGGGGGCGCAGGGCCAGCCGCCACGACCGCCCGCCAACCTCCTCTCACGGTCTGAACGGCGAGCGCAagaggaggccaagaagatTGACGCCGCCGTGTTCGACTACGACGGCGTGTACGAGGACATGAAGGCCGCCGAACGGAAACTCGAGGAtgcgcgcaaggccgaggacgcggagaAGAAGCCTCGGTTCATTGAGAGCGCTATCGCAGCAGCGCAGACCCGGAAACTCGACCGCCTACGGGCCGAAGAGAAGATGCTCGCGAGGGAACGCGATGCCGAAGGTGACGAGTTTGCCGACAAGGAGACCTTCGTCACCGAGGCGTACAAGAAGCAAATGGAGGAGGtccgcaaggccgaggaggaggaggcggaacGTGAGG CCGCTCTGAAACGGAGTAACAAGGGCCCCGGCCTCACCTCGCTCTACAAGTCGATGCTGGACGAGCAAGCGGCCAagcacgaggcggccgtATCCGCAACGCAGGCCAAGCCTGCCACTGGTCCATCGCTTGCCATCCGCCCGCCAACAGCAAAAGACGACACAttcgacgacgaagaggagtTTGacccgctgctggcgcgggAGGCcaagagcagcagcgccagctaCAAGGTCGGCAGCTCGGGGATCAACAGCGCGACGGGCAAGGAGATGGAGAtcaacgacgagggcgaggtggtggacAAGCGGTCTCTCCTCAAGGCAGGCCTCAACATTGTCAAGAAGCCGCAGGCGGCCATCCCCAACTCGCTGCTTACGGGCCAGCGGTCCGAGAAGACCAACGAGCCGTACGTCTcgcgcgcggtcggcgcggcggcagggtACCGAGACCGcatggagcgcgagcggcgccgcctcgccgaccaagtgcgcgaggaggaggagaagaagcgtgCCGCGGCGGAAGCGCGCGccagggaggaggaggaggctgcccgccgccgtaAAGAaggcgacgatggcgaggcggagcgcagGAGGCAGGAGGCGAAAGAGCGCTTCTTGGCGCGCAagcggcagcgcgaggaggatggcgaggcgGGGAAGAAGAAGCACAAGGAGTAG
- the TSTA3 gene encoding GDP-L-fucose synthase: MAQLTPVILVTGGTGLVGRAIQHAVASSGPFGRQTGDRWVFVSSSDCDLRDFDATHDLFDRVRPTHVVHLAARVGGLFANIASQADFLRDNIRINDAVLQNSHDFHVRRVPPQGAELARSLTRQVAKVVSCLSTCIFPTHPTYPLSEGQIHAGPPDPSNFEYAHAKRLVDVQNRAYREQYGDVFTAVIPTNVFGPGDNYNLDAAHVLPALMHKCYIAQRDGTRFVISGSGRPLRQFIYSRDLARLIVWALNSYTKVEPLILSPPENDEVSILDAALAVMTAMSYEGEYVQDTSKSDGQYRKPASNAKLVAELAKQGLEFEFTPFQEALQESVDWFVDNYHTDARI, encoded by the exons ATGGCACAGCTAACCCCAGTGATCCTAGTGACGGGCGGCACGGGCCTGGTAGGGCGCGCGATCCAGCACGCCGTGGCGTCCAGCGGGCCGTTTGGCCGGCAAACGGGCGACCGATGGGTGTTCGTGTCGAGCAGTGACTGCGACTTGCG CGACTTTGACGCCACGCACGACCTGTTTGACCGCGTGCGGCCGACACACGTcgtgcacctcgccgcgAGGG TCGGCGGGCTGTTCGCCAACATTGCCTCGCAGGCCGACTTTCTGCGGGACAACATACGCATCAACGACGCGGTGCTGCAGAATTCCCATGATTTCCACGTACGTCGCGTCCCGCCGCAGGGCGCCGAGctagctcgctcgctcactcgccaGGTCGCAAAGGTCGTCTCATGCCTCTCGACGTGCATCTTCCCCACGCACCCGACCTACCCCCTCAGCGAGGGCCAGATCCACGCCGGCCCGCCGGACCCAAGTAACTTTGAGTACGCGCACGCCAAGCGCCTGGTCGACGTGCAGAATCGGGCGTATCGCGAGCAGTACGGCGACGTGTTTACCGCCGTCATCCCCACGA ACGTCTTCGGGCCAGGGGACAACTacaacctcgacgcggcgcacgtcCTCCCGGCCCTCATGCACAAGTGCTACATTGCacagc gcgACGGCACGCGGTTCGTGATTTCTGGCAGcggccgccccctccgccagTTCATCTACTCGCGCGACCTTGCGCGCCTGATTGTGTGGGCGCTCAACAGCTATACCAAGGTCGAGCCGCTGATCCTGTCCC CGCCGGAAAACGACGAGGTGtccatcctcgacgccgcgctcgctgtcATGACTGCCATGTCGTACGAGGGCGAGTACGTCCAAGACACGTCCAAGTCCGACGGGCAGTACCGCAAGCCTGCTAGCAATGCCAaactcgtcgccgagctggctaAGCAGGGGCTCGAGTTTGAGTTTACCCCGTTCCAAGAGG CGCTGCAAGAATCCGTCGACTGGTTCGTCGACAACTACCACACCGACGCGAGGATATAG
- the PEX5_1 gene encoding Peroxisomal targeting signal receptor translates to MNGLLNGADCAAPANPLNNVLKREGVDNSLFRDRMAGPSAGPSSQAFRSAGAGPSQAHPGLASRPAQPFNLSNLAQALAQPPQQQAQPDFRGVWDRHQSASPSPGPQQFAQPPQAQMNNGWATDFHTGKGKGRAAPPPMQQQPVYEPQQSYAPMYGGMGGGMGMGMYQSRLQPMYGAQAQQGPVAGPAAQIHHGPEMDAAFEAALADAQAQADAAREAEKEPEQEAVHPPPQVEDETDGIEDSDQFKGDLDAVWESLKPEAERLNKLAEWEKEFSQFVDGEDDTLDILNADLARSDIGHTGLDEQLEFGTGRWLDGGEAENGLPAPVDYHFTHPNKFETTHQPVAAWLEATRTLASGGSLSDGALLLETFLERATQADIDLLGISRAQAWAILGRTQAENEMEDKALAAFEQGRKEINDDPASKRAAAELLTNLAISYVNESLDLAALTTLHQLLTTLHPTHAGAAPSRAEFVASDNPWALHQRMTDQFLALAREQYANAGHVDPDVQVGLGTLYYMMGEFGEARSCWVAALGERPDQVRILESEPAAHGRGRRVSPPPPQSLLPSSLDDDPGHASAVADTQFLQGLIVQDYLLWNRLGATLANGGEPEQAVDAYRRALEIKPTFTRAIANLGVACLNIGVHREAAEHFLAALAMQPTDPMGVAAPEAYSLWSTLRRALIALDMPELAEQARPGTDLNVFRQAGFEF, encoded by the exons atgaaCGGGCTACTCAACGGCGCAGACTGCGCTGCTCCAGCCAACCCGCTCAACAATGTCCTCAAGCGCGAGGGTGTGGACAACTCTCTCTTTCGC GACCGCATGGCCGGACCGTCGGCGGGCCCGAGCTCGCAGGCATTCCGCTCAGCCGGCGCAGGCCCCTCGCAGGCGCATCCTGGCCTAGCCtcgcgcccagcccagccgtTCAACCTGTCCAACTtggcgcaggcgctcgcccagcccccacagcagcaggcacAGCCTGACTTCCGCGGCGTGTGGGACCGGCAccagtcggcgtcgcccaGCCCCGGACCGCAGCAGTTTGCCCAGCCGCCCCAAGCGCAGATGAACAACGGGTGGGCGACCGACTTCCACacgggcaagggcaagggccgcgcggcgccccctccgatgcagcagcagcccgtcTACGAGCCCCAGCAGTCGTATGCGCCCATGtacggcggcatgggcggcggtATGGGCATGGGCATGTACCAGAGCCGACTGCAGCCCATGTAcggggcgcaggcgcagcagggGCCGGTCGCGGGCCCCGCGGCGCAGATCCACCACGGCCCTGAGATGGACGCGGCGTTCGAGGCTGcactcgccgacgcgcaggcgcaggccgacgccgcgcgcgaggccgagaaggagccTGAGCAGGAGGCCGTGCACCCTCCCCCGCAGGTTGAGGACGAGACGGACGGCATCGAAGACTCGGACCAGTTCAAGGGCGACCTCGATGCCGTGTGGGAGAgcctcaagcccgaggctGAGCGCTTGaacaagctcgccgagtggGAGAAGGAGTTCTCGCAG tttgtcgacggcgaggacgacacgctcgacaTTCTCAACGCCGATCTCGCACGCAGCGACATTGGCCACACTGGCCttgacgagcagctcgagttTGGCACCGGCCGCTGGCTGGACggaggcgaggccgagaacgGACTCCCCGCGCCAGTCGACTACCACTTTACGCACCCGAACAAGTTTGAGACGACCCACCAGCCCGTGGCTGCTTGGCTCGAGGCGACGCGTAccctcgccagcggcggctcgcTTTCCGACGGTGCGCTCCTTCTTGAGACGTTCCTCGAGCGTGCCACCCAGGCCGACAttgacctcctcggcatctCGCGCGCCCAGGCGTGGGCCATCCTCGGCCGTACCCAGGCCGAGAATGAGATGGAGGACAAGGCCCTCGCTGCGTTCGAGCAGGGCCGCAAGGAGATCAACGACGACCCGGCGTCCAAGCgggccgcggccgagctcctcACC AACCTCGCCATCTCCTACGTCAACGAgtcgctcgacctcgcggcgctcaccACGCTGCACCAGCTGCTCACGACGTTGCACCCAACTCATGCCGGCGctgcgccctcgcgcgccgagtTTGTCGCTAGCGACAACCCATGGGCTCTGCACCAGCGCATGACTGACCAGTTCCTGGCACTTGCGCGCGAGCAGTACGCCAACGCTGGCcacgtcgaccccgacgtgcaagtcggcctcggcaccctcTACTACATGATGGGCGAGTTTGGCGAGGCGCGATCGTGCTGGGTCGCGGCTCTTGGCGAGCGTCCAGAC caggTGCGGATACTCGAGTCCGAGCCTGCTGCACATGGCAGGGGCCGACGCGTAtctccaccgccaccacaATCGCTGCTGCCCTCTTCCCTAGACGACGACCCCGGGCATGCTTCCGCCGTTGCCGACACCCAATTCCTGCAGGGGCTGATAGTGCAGGACTACCTTCTCTGGaaccgcctcggcgcgactctggccaacggcggcgagcccgagcagGCCGTGGATGCTTACCGCCGCGCTCTGGAGATCAAGCCTACGTTTACGCGTGCGATCGCCAACCTCGGTGTCGCGTGTCTCAACATTGGCGTgcaccgcgaggccgccgagcatT TCCTTGCTGCCCTCGCCATGCAGCCCACCGACCCCAtgggcgtcgccgcgcccgaggcgTACAGCCTGTGGTCTacgctgcgccgcgcactcatcgcgctcgacatgcccgagctcgccgagcaggcgcgccCGGGCACCGACCTCAACGTGTTCCGCCAGGCTGGCTTCGAGTTCTAA
- the PEX5_1 gene encoding Peroxisomal targeting signal receptor — protein MNGLLNGADCAAPANPLNNVLKREGVDNSLFRDRMAGPSAGPSSQAFRSAGAGPSQAHPGLASRPAQPFNLSNLAQALAQPPQQQAQPDFRGVWDRHQSASPSPGPQQFAQPPQAQMNNGWATDFHTGKGKGRAAPPPMQQQPVYEPQQSYAPMYGGMGGGMGMGMYQSRLQPMYGAQAQQGPVAGPAAQIHHGPEMDAAFEAALADAQAQADAAREAEKEPEQEAVHPPPQVEDETDGIEDSDQFKGDLDAVWESLKPEAERLNKLAEWEKEFSQFVDGEDDTLDILNADLARSDIGHTGLDEQLEFGTGRWLDGGEAENGLPAPVDYHFTHPNKFETTHQPVAAWLEATRTLASGGSLSDGALLLETFLERATQADIDLLGISRAQAWAILGRTQAENEMEDKALAAFEQGRKEINDDPASKRAAAELLTNLAISYVNESLDLAALTTLHQLLTTLHPTHAGAAPSRAEFVASDNPWALHQRMTDQFLALAREQYANAGHVDPDVQVGLGTLYYMMGEFGEARSCWVAALGERPDDYLLWNRLGATLANGGEPEQAVDAYRRALEIKPTFTRAIANLGVACLNIGVHREAAEHFLAALAMQPTDPMGVAAPEAYSLWSTLRRALIALDMPELAEQARPGTDLNVFRQAGFEF, from the exons atgaaCGGGCTACTCAACGGCGCAGACTGCGCTGCTCCAGCCAACCCGCTCAACAATGTCCTCAAGCGCGAGGGTGTGGACAACTCTCTCTTTCGC GACCGCATGGCCGGACCGTCGGCGGGCCCGAGCTCGCAGGCATTCCGCTCAGCCGGCGCAGGCCCCTCGCAGGCGCATCCTGGCCTAGCCtcgcgcccagcccagccgtTCAACCTGTCCAACTtggcgcaggcgctcgcccagcccccacagcagcaggcacAGCCTGACTTCCGCGGCGTGTGGGACCGGCAccagtcggcgtcgcccaGCCCCGGACCGCAGCAGTTTGCCCAGCCGCCCCAAGCGCAGATGAACAACGGGTGGGCGACCGACTTCCACacgggcaagggcaagggccgcgcggcgccccctccgatgcagcagcagcccgtcTACGAGCCCCAGCAGTCGTATGCGCCCATGtacggcggcatgggcggcggtATGGGCATGGGCATGTACCAGAGCCGACTGCAGCCCATGTAcggggcgcaggcgcagcagggGCCGGTCGCGGGCCCCGCGGCGCAGATCCACCACGGCCCTGAGATGGACGCGGCGTTCGAGGCTGcactcgccgacgcgcaggcgcaggccgacgccgcgcgcgaggccgagaaggagccTGAGCAGGAGGCCGTGCACCCTCCCCCGCAGGTTGAGGACGAGACGGACGGCATCGAAGACTCGGACCAGTTCAAGGGCGACCTCGATGCCGTGTGGGAGAgcctcaagcccgaggctGAGCGCTTGaacaagctcgccgagtggGAGAAGGAGTTCTCGCAG tttgtcgacggcgaggacgacacgctcgacaTTCTCAACGCCGATCTCGCACGCAGCGACATTGGCCACACTGGCCttgacgagcagctcgagttTGGCACCGGCCGCTGGCTGGACggaggcgaggccgagaacgGACTCCCCGCGCCAGTCGACTACCACTTTACGCACCCGAACAAGTTTGAGACGACCCACCAGCCCGTGGCTGCTTGGCTCGAGGCGACGCGTAccctcgccagcggcggctcgcTTTCCGACGGTGCGCTCCTTCTTGAGACGTTCCTCGAGCGTGCCACCCAGGCCGACAttgacctcctcggcatctCGCGCGCCCAGGCGTGGGCCATCCTCGGCCGTACCCAGGCCGAGAATGAGATGGAGGACAAGGCCCTCGCTGCGTTCGAGCAGGGCCGCAAGGAGATCAACGACGACCCGGCGTCCAAGCgggccgcggccgagctcctcACC AACCTCGCCATCTCCTACGTCAACGAgtcgctcgacctcgcggcgctcaccACGCTGCACCAGCTGCTCACGACGTTGCACCCAACTCATGCCGGCGctgcgccctcgcgcgccgagtTTGTCGCTAGCGACAACCCATGGGCTCTGCACCAGCGCATGACTGACCAGTTCCTGGCACTTGCGCGCGAGCAGTACGCCAACGCTGGCcacgtcgaccccgacgtgcaagtcggcctcggcaccctcTACTACATGATGGGCGAGTTTGGCGAGGCGCGATCGTGCTGGGTCGCGGCTCTTGGCGAGCGTCCAGAC GACTACCTTCTCTGGaaccgcctcggcgcgactctggccaacggcggcgagcccgagcagGCCGTGGATGCTTACCGCCGCGCTCTGGAGATCAAGCCTACGTTTACGCGTGCGATCGCCAACCTCGGTGTCGCGTGTCTCAACATTGGCGTgcaccgcgaggccgccgagcatT TCCTTGCTGCCCTCGCCATGCAGCCCACCGACCCCAtgggcgtcgccgcgcccgaggcgTACAGCCTGTGGTCTacgctgcgccgcgcactcatcgcgctcgacatgcccgagctcgccgagcaggcgcgccCGGGCACCGACCTCAACGTGTTCCGCCAGGCTGGCTTCGAGTTCTAA
- the avt5 gene encoding Vacuolar amino acid transporter 5, with protein MTTPPSYGSTPSTPPPSGMTPTPRRRRRRHTHAPGASVLSSFSNLANTIIGSGALAFPAAFASMGMIPGIVSCLVSATTAAFGLWLLSRCATVVGVRPGDEGRKASFNEVARLAFGKGWVTRVFDLAIAIKCFGVSVSYLIICKTLLPQVSVTFAHLFHTKIPDGSFLLSQTFWLLATAPVVVPLSFMRTLDSLRFTSQIALSSVAYMVIVVIGWYFIKGPDPNRGEVVLARFGPNTLAAFPVQVFAFTCAQNLFPIYNELKDRTQQKMNLVIGSSIYGAAAVYEVLGIVGYLTFGSKVSSNVISMYPAESFVVAIGRLGIVFLVGLSYPLQALPCRSCIYLLTSGIIKGKKHKPVPAPVDYESEEDSDESSLLGNENDMLVPKVGDAAHGPSATEMPAKKFVGFTIGIVVAGYTIAWLVDELDVVLGFVGSTGSTIISFILPGFFYFRLFRNEPGHTKWLALALGVYGVIVMTFCLTFNILNLKTGPGKKDVPV; from the exons ATGACAACTCCCCCTTCTTATGGCTCCACGCCGTCCACCCCTCCACCATCAGGCATGACACCCactccgcgccgccgccgaaggcgacacacgcacgcgcccggcgcgtcggtgctCTCGTCCTTTTCGAATCTCGCCAACACCATCATCGGgtctggcgcgctcgccttccCCGCCGCATTCGCGAGTATGGGCATGATCCCAGGCATCGTGTCATGTCTCGTCTCGGCCACCACGGCAGCCTTTGGCCTGTGGCTCCTCAGCCGGTGCGCGACCGTCGTGGGCGTCCGAccgggcgacgagggccgcaAAGCCAGCTTTAACGAGGTGGCGCGTCTGGCTTTCGGAAAGGGATGGGTCACGCGCGTGTTTGAT CTCGCAATCGCAATCAAGTGCTTTGGCGTGTCGGTGTCTTATCTCATCATCTGCAAG ACCCTGCTTCCTCAGGTTTCCGTTACGTTTGCACACCTCTTCCACACGAAGATCCCGGACGGCTCGTTCCTGCTCTCGCAGACGTTCTGGCTGTTGGCCACCGCCCCGGTCGTCGTGCCACTCTCCTTTATGCGAACTCTCGACAGTCTCCGTTTCACGAGCCAGATTGCCCTCTCCTCTGTGGCATA CATGGTTATCGTTGTCATCGGATGGTACTTTATCAAGGGACCTGACCCCAACCgtggcgaggtcgtcctcgctcgtTTTGGCCCCAACACGCTGGCCGCGTTCCCAGTCCAGGTCTTTGCGTTCACCTGCGCGCAGAAT ctCTTCCCCATTTACAACGAGCTCAAAGACCGCACACAGCAGAAGATGAACCTGGTCATTGGCTCGTCCATTTatggtgcggcggcggtgtacGAAGTG ctcggcatcgtcggcTACCTCACGTTCGGCTCCAAGGTCAGCTCCAACGTCATTTCCATGTACCCTGCCGAGTCGTTTGTGGTCGCTATCGGCCGCCTGGGCAttgtcttcctcgtcggcctctcGTACCCGCTCCAGGCGCTCCCGTGCCGATCCTGCATCTACCTTCTCACCTCGGGCATcatcaagggcaagaagcaCAAGCCAGTGCCCGCGCCTGTCGACtacgagagcgaggaggactCTGACGAGTCGTCCCTGCTGGGCAACGAGAACGACATGCTCGTGcccaaggtcggcgacgcggcccACGGCCCGTCTGCCACCGAGATGCCGGCGAAGAAGTTTGTCGGTTTCACCATCGGCATCGTCGTGGCCGGTTACACGATCGCATGGCTCGTGGACGAGCTGGATGTCG TCCTTGGGTTCGTTGGCTCGACAGGATCCACCATCATCAGCTTCATCCTCCCCGGCTTT TTCTATTTCCGTCTGTTCCGCAACGAGCCAGGACATACCAAGtggctggcgctcgcgctcggtgTGTATGGCGTTATCGTCATGACCTTCTGTCTCACGTTCAACATTCTCAACTTGAAGACTGGTCCTGGCAAGAAGGACGTTCCGGTGTAG